The following are encoded in a window of Panicum virgatum strain AP13 chromosome 5N, P.virgatum_v5, whole genome shotgun sequence genomic DNA:
- the LOC120673008 gene encoding ABC transporter G family member 36-like isoform X1 yields MDAAGEIQKVASMRLGNSGSIWRRGDDVFSRSSREEDDEEALRWAALEKLPTYDRVRRAMVPLGDGAEAGAGGGKGLVNVDVHRLDPQQRRALLERLVRVADEDNERFLLKLRDRVDRVGIDMPTIEVRFQNLEAEAEVRVGSSGLPTVLNSIVNTIEEAANALHLLPSTKRTMPILHDVSGIIKPRRMTLLLGPPGSGKTTLLLALAGRLDKDLKQVSGKVTYNGHEMTEFVPERTAAYISQHDLHIGEMTVRETLAFAARCQGVGSRFDMLTELSRREKAANIKPDPDIDAFMKASAMGGKEASVITDYILKILGLEVCADTMVGDEMLRGISGGQRKRVTTGEMLVGPARALFMDEISTGLDSSTTFQIVNSLRQSIHILGGTAVISLLQPAPETYNLFDDIILLSDGQVVYQGPREEVIEFFESMGFRCPERKGVADFLQEVTSKKDQKQYWARHDEPYRFVTVKEFAMAFKSFHTGRAIEKELAVPFDKSKSHPAALTTTRYGVSGKELLKANIDREILLMKRNSFVYMFRTFQLMLMSILSMTLFFRTKMKHDTVIDGGLYMGALFFGVLLIMFNGFSEMAMTVFKLPVFFKQRDLLFFPAWSYTIPSWILKIPITFIEVAGYVFLTYYVIGFDPNIGRFFKQYLILLAVNQMAAALFRFIGGAARSMVVANVFASFMLLVVMVLGGFILVREKIKKWWIWGYWISPMMYAQNAISVNEMLGHSWDKILNSAASNETLGVQTLKSRGVFTGAKWYWIGFGAMIGFTILYNAFFTLALTYLKPYGDSRPSVSEEELKEKHANVKGEVLDGNHLASASSHQSPGINNETDPAIAEDDSALTKRGMILPFVPLSLTFDNIRYSVDMPQEMKAQGVQEDRLELLKGVSGSFRPGVLTALMGVSGAGKTTLMDVLAGRKTGGYIEGDISISGYPKKQETFARVSGYCEQNDIHSPQVTVYESLLFSAWLRLPKDVDSNKRKIFVEEVMELVELKPLRDALVGLPGVNGLSTEQRKRLTIAVELVANPSIIFMDEPTSGLDARAAAIVMRTVRNTVDTGRTVVCTIHQPSIDIFEAFDELFLMKRGGEEIYAGPLGHHSSELIKYFEGIQGVSKIKDGYNPATWMLEVTAVSQEQILGVDFSQMYKKSELFQRNKALIKELSQPAPGSSDLHFPSKYAQSSITQCMACLWKQNLSYWRNPPYNTVRFFFTTIIALLLGTIFWDLGSKVKTSQDLLNAMGSMYSAVLFIGVMNCTSVQPVVAVERTVFYRERAAGMYSAFPYAFGQVVIELPYALVQDILYGVIVYSMIGFEWTVAKFFWYLFFGYFTLLYFTFYGMMAVGMTPNYHIASIVSSAFYSMWNLFSGFIIPRPRVPIWWRWFCWICPVAWTLYGLVVSQFGDMMTTMEDGRTVKVFVEDYFDFKHSWLGWVATVVVGFAVLFAALFGLAIMKLNFQKR; encoded by the exons ATGGACGCGGCGGGGGAAATCCAGAAGGTGGCGAGCATGCGGCTGGGGAACAGCGGCTCCATATGGCGGCGCGGGGACGACGTGTTCTCGCGCTCGTCcagggaggaggacgacgaggaggcgctGCGGTGGGCCGCGCTCGAGAAGCTGCCCACCTACGACCGCGTCCGCCGCGCCATGGTCCcgctcggcgacggcgccgaggcgggcgcgggcggcgggaagGGGCTCGTCAACGTCGACGTGCACAGACTCGACCCGCAGCAGCGCCGTGCGCTGCTGGAGCGCCTCGTGCGCGTCGCCGACGAGGACAACGAGCGCTTCCTGCTCAAGCTCAGGGACCGCGTCGACAG GGTCGGGATCGACATGCCCACGATCGAGGTGCGGTTCCAGAACCTCGAGGCGGAGGCCGAGGTGCGCGTCGGCAGCAGCGGCCTCCCCACCGTCCTCAACTCCATCGTCAACACGATCGAGGAAGCGGCGAACGCGCTGCACTTACTGCCCAGTACGAAGCGGACCATGCCCATCCTCCACGATGTCAGCGGAATCATCAAGCCTCGCAG GATGACCCTTCTGTTAGGCCCACCCGGATCAGGGAAGACCACTTTGCTGCTCGCGTTGGCTGGAAGGCTTGACAAAGACCTCAAG CAGGTTAGTGGCAAGGTGACCTACAATGGGCACGAGATGACAGAGTTTGTTCCAGAGAGGACGGCCGCGTACATCAGCCAGCATGACCTCCACATCGGGGAGATGACTGTGAGGGAGACTCTTGCATTCGCAGCACGTTGCCAGGGTGTTGGCTCCCGCTTTG ATATGCTGACTGAGCTGTCAAGACGGGAGAAGGCGGCCAATATCAAACCTGATCCTGATATTGATGCATTCATGAAG GCATCTGCAATGGGTGGGAAAGAGGCCAGTGTGATCACTGACTATATCCTGAAG ATATTAGGGCTAGAGGTATGCGCGGACACTATGGTAGGGGATGAAATGCTCAGGGGCATATCTGGTGGACAGCGAAAGCGTGTGACAACCG GTGAGATGCTGGTTGGTCCTGCCAGGGCGCTTTTTATGGACGAGATCTCGACTGGGCTTGATAGCTCCACTACCTTCCAGATTGTGAACTCACTCAGGCAGTCCATCCACATCCTTGGTGGCACAGCAGTCATCTCCTTGCTTCAACCAGCGCCTGAGACATACAACCTGTTCGATGACATTATTCTCCTCTCAGACGGCCAGGTTGTGTACCAGGGCCCTCGAGAAGAAGTTATCGAGTTTTTTGAGTCCATGGGTTTCAGATGCCCTGAGAGGAAGGGTGTTGCTGACTTCTTGCAAGAA GTGACTTCGAAGAAAGATCAGAAACAGTACTGGGCACGGCATGATGAGCCCTACAGGTTTGTGACGGTGAAGGAATTCGCAATGGCATTCAAGTCATTCCACACAGGGAGAGCTATAGAAAAAGAGCTTGCTGTCCCATTTGACAAGAGCAAAAGCCACCCAGCCGCGCTAACCACCACGAGATATGGCGTGAGTGGCAAGGAGCTGCTGAAGGCAAACATAGACCGTGAGATCCTTCTCATGAAGAGGAACTCTTTCGTCTACATGTTCAGAACCTTCCAG CTGATGCTGATGTCAATACTTTCAATGACTCTCTTCTTCCGTACGAAGATGAAGCATGACACAGTGATTGATGGGGGCCTCTACATGGGCGCACTCTTCTTTGGCGTGCTTTTGATCATGTTCAATGGCTTCTCTGAGATGGCAATGACTGTCTTCAAACTGCCTGTATTCTTCAAGCAGAGGGATCTCCTTTTCTTTCCAGCATGGTCCTACACTATACCCTCATGGATCCTCAAGATACCCATCACATTTATCGAGGTCGCAGGTTATGTATTCTTGACATACTATGTCATTGGCTTCGACCCAAATATCGGCAG GTTCTTCAAGCAGTATCTGATTCTGTTAGCAGTCAATCAGATGGCAGCGGCACTCTTTCGCTTTATTGGTGGGGCAGCGAGGAGCATGGTTGTTGCTAATGTCTTTGCATCATTCATGTTGCTGGTTGTCATGGTGTTGGGAGGATTTATTCTAGTAAGAG aaaaaataaagaaatggtGGATCTGGGGGTACTGGATCTCCCCAATGATGTATGCGCAGAATGCCATTTCGGTGAATGAGATGTTGGGGCACAGCTGGGACAAAATATTGAACAGCGCTGCCTCCAACGAGACCCTAGGTGTGCAAACCCTTAAGTCCCGTGGAGTATTCACAGGAGCGAAGTGGTACTGGATTGGCTTTGGTGCAATGATTGGGTTCACCATACTCTATAATGCTTTCTTCACTCTTGCCCTTACATACCTCAAAC CATATGGCGACTCTCGGCCATCAGTATCTGAAGAGGAGCTGAAGGAGAAGCATGCCAACGTAAAAGGCGAGGTTCTGGATGGCAATCACCTGGCATCAGCAAGCAGTCATCAATCACCAGGAATCAACAATGAAACTGATCCAGCAATCGCGGAAGATGATTCTGCCCTGACTAAACGGGGAATGATACTCCCATTTGTCCCACTTTCACTCACCTTTGATAACATCAGATACTCTGTTGACATGCCACAG GAAATGAAAGCACAAGGTGTACAAGAAGATCGTCTGGAGCTCCTCAAAGGTGTCAGTGGGTCTTTTAGGCCTGGTGTGCTGACCGCACTAATGGGCGTCAGTGGCGCAGGAAAAACTACTTTGATGGATGTTTTAGCCGGAAGAAAGACAGGTGGATACATTGAAGGAGACATCAGCATTTCAGGATACCCGAAGAAACAAGAGACCTTCGCACGAGTATCAGGATActgtgaacaaaatgatatccACTCACCGCAGGTGACAGTCTATGAGTCACTGCTTTTCTCAGCATGGCTCCGGCTTCCCAAGGATGTTGATTCAAACAAAAGAAAG ATCTTCGTTGAAGAGGTGATGGAGCTTGTGGAGCTCAAACCGTTAAGGGATGCTTTGGTTGGACTTCCTGGAGTGAATGGTCTGTCAACTGAGCAGAGGAAAAGGCTTACCATTGCTGTGGAACTTGTTGCAAATCCATCAATCATCTTCATGGATGAGCCAACCTCGGGGCTTGATGCCCGGGCAGCTGCAATTGTGATGCGGACGGTGAGGAATACTGTCGATACTGGTAGGACTGTGGTCTGCACGATACATCAGCCTAGCATTGACATATTTGAAGCATTTGATGAG CTTTTCCTGATGAAGCGTGGTGGAGAAGAGATCTATGCTGGTCCACTTGGCCATCATTCTTCAGAGCTTATCAAGTATTTCGAG GGGATTCAAGGGGTCAGCAAAATTAAAGATGGCTACAATCCGGCAACATGGATGCTGGAAGTGACTGCAGTCTCTCAGGAACAGATTCTAGGTGTTGATTTCAGTCAGATGTACAAGAAATCTGAACTCTTCCA GAGGAACAAGGCCTTGATAAAGGAACTAAGCCAACCAGCGCCAGGTTCAAGTGACCTGCATTTCCCTAGCAAATACGCGCAGTCTTCCATCACACAATGCATGGCTTGCCTATGGAAGCAGAACCTGTCATACTGGAGGAACCCTCCTTACAATACCGTTAGGTTCTTTTTCACTACCATCATTGCTCTCCTCCTCGGAACCATCTTTTGGGATCTTGGCAGCAAAGT GAAAACGTCACAAGACTTGTTAAACGCCATGGGATCAATGTACTCTGCGGTGCTGTTCATCGGTGTCATGAACTGTACCTCAGTTCAGCCAGTGGTGGCTGTGGAGCGGACTGTCTTTTACCGTGAAAGAGCTGCGGGCATGTACTCAGCTTTCCCATATGCATTTGGACAG GTTGTCATCGAGCTCCCATACGCACTGGTTCAGGATATCCTATACGGTGTCATAGTGTACTCTATGATCGGCTTCGAGTGGACGGTTGCCAAGTTCTTCTGGTACCTCTTCTTTGGGTACTTCACACTGCTCTACTTCACATTCTACGGCATGATGGCCGTTGGCATGACACCAAACTACCATATCGCCTCGATCGTGTCCTCAGCATTCTATTCTATGTGGAACCTCTTCTCCGGGTTCATCATCCCGCGACCC AGAGTGCCGATTTGGTGGAGGTGGTTCTGCTGGATATGCCCTGTGGCGTGGACGCTGTATGGTCTGGTTGTGTCCCAGTTCGGTGACATGATGACAACGATGGAGGATGGCAGGACTGTGAAGGTGTTCGTCGAGGACTACTTCGACTTCAAGCACAGCTGGCTGGGGTGGGTGGCCACTGTGGTCGTGGGGTTCGCAGTTCTCTTTGCTGCGCTGTTCGGCCTTGCCATCATGAAGCTCAACTTCCAGAAGAGATGA
- the LOC120673008 gene encoding ABC transporter G family member 36-like isoform X2 codes for MDAAGEIQKVASMRLGNSGSIWRRGDDVFSRSSREEDDEEALRWAALEKLPTYDRVRRAMVPLGDGAEAGAGGGKGLVNVDVHRLDPQQRRALLERLVRVADEDNERFLLKLRDRVDRVGIDMPTIEVRFQNLEAEAEVRVGSSGLPTVLNSIVNTIEEAANALHLLPSTKRTMPILHDVSGIIKPRRMTLLLGPPGSGKTTLLLALAGRLDKDLKVSGKVTYNGHEMTEFVPERTAAYISQHDLHIGEMTVRETLAFAARCQGVGSRFDMLTELSRREKAANIKPDPDIDAFMKASAMGGKEASVITDYILKILGLEVCADTMVGDEMLRGISGGQRKRVTTGEMLVGPARALFMDEISTGLDSSTTFQIVNSLRQSIHILGGTAVISLLQPAPETYNLFDDIILLSDGQVVYQGPREEVIEFFESMGFRCPERKGVADFLQEVTSKKDQKQYWARHDEPYRFVTVKEFAMAFKSFHTGRAIEKELAVPFDKSKSHPAALTTTRYGVSGKELLKANIDREILLMKRNSFVYMFRTFQLMLMSILSMTLFFRTKMKHDTVIDGGLYMGALFFGVLLIMFNGFSEMAMTVFKLPVFFKQRDLLFFPAWSYTIPSWILKIPITFIEVAGYVFLTYYVIGFDPNIGRFFKQYLILLAVNQMAAALFRFIGGAARSMVVANVFASFMLLVVMVLGGFILVREKIKKWWIWGYWISPMMYAQNAISVNEMLGHSWDKILNSAASNETLGVQTLKSRGVFTGAKWYWIGFGAMIGFTILYNAFFTLALTYLKPYGDSRPSVSEEELKEKHANVKGEVLDGNHLASASSHQSPGINNETDPAIAEDDSALTKRGMILPFVPLSLTFDNIRYSVDMPQEMKAQGVQEDRLELLKGVSGSFRPGVLTALMGVSGAGKTTLMDVLAGRKTGGYIEGDISISGYPKKQETFARVSGYCEQNDIHSPQVTVYESLLFSAWLRLPKDVDSNKRKIFVEEVMELVELKPLRDALVGLPGVNGLSTEQRKRLTIAVELVANPSIIFMDEPTSGLDARAAAIVMRTVRNTVDTGRTVVCTIHQPSIDIFEAFDELFLMKRGGEEIYAGPLGHHSSELIKYFEGIQGVSKIKDGYNPATWMLEVTAVSQEQILGVDFSQMYKKSELFQRNKALIKELSQPAPGSSDLHFPSKYAQSSITQCMACLWKQNLSYWRNPPYNTVRFFFTTIIALLLGTIFWDLGSKVKTSQDLLNAMGSMYSAVLFIGVMNCTSVQPVVAVERTVFYRERAAGMYSAFPYAFGQVVIELPYALVQDILYGVIVYSMIGFEWTVAKFFWYLFFGYFTLLYFTFYGMMAVGMTPNYHIASIVSSAFYSMWNLFSGFIIPRPRVPIWWRWFCWICPVAWTLYGLVVSQFGDMMTTMEDGRTVKVFVEDYFDFKHSWLGWVATVVVGFAVLFAALFGLAIMKLNFQKR; via the exons ATGGACGCGGCGGGGGAAATCCAGAAGGTGGCGAGCATGCGGCTGGGGAACAGCGGCTCCATATGGCGGCGCGGGGACGACGTGTTCTCGCGCTCGTCcagggaggaggacgacgaggaggcgctGCGGTGGGCCGCGCTCGAGAAGCTGCCCACCTACGACCGCGTCCGCCGCGCCATGGTCCcgctcggcgacggcgccgaggcgggcgcgggcggcgggaagGGGCTCGTCAACGTCGACGTGCACAGACTCGACCCGCAGCAGCGCCGTGCGCTGCTGGAGCGCCTCGTGCGCGTCGCCGACGAGGACAACGAGCGCTTCCTGCTCAAGCTCAGGGACCGCGTCGACAG GGTCGGGATCGACATGCCCACGATCGAGGTGCGGTTCCAGAACCTCGAGGCGGAGGCCGAGGTGCGCGTCGGCAGCAGCGGCCTCCCCACCGTCCTCAACTCCATCGTCAACACGATCGAGGAAGCGGCGAACGCGCTGCACTTACTGCCCAGTACGAAGCGGACCATGCCCATCCTCCACGATGTCAGCGGAATCATCAAGCCTCGCAG GATGACCCTTCTGTTAGGCCCACCCGGATCAGGGAAGACCACTTTGCTGCTCGCGTTGGCTGGAAGGCTTGACAAAGACCTCAAG GTTAGTGGCAAGGTGACCTACAATGGGCACGAGATGACAGAGTTTGTTCCAGAGAGGACGGCCGCGTACATCAGCCAGCATGACCTCCACATCGGGGAGATGACTGTGAGGGAGACTCTTGCATTCGCAGCACGTTGCCAGGGTGTTGGCTCCCGCTTTG ATATGCTGACTGAGCTGTCAAGACGGGAGAAGGCGGCCAATATCAAACCTGATCCTGATATTGATGCATTCATGAAG GCATCTGCAATGGGTGGGAAAGAGGCCAGTGTGATCACTGACTATATCCTGAAG ATATTAGGGCTAGAGGTATGCGCGGACACTATGGTAGGGGATGAAATGCTCAGGGGCATATCTGGTGGACAGCGAAAGCGTGTGACAACCG GTGAGATGCTGGTTGGTCCTGCCAGGGCGCTTTTTATGGACGAGATCTCGACTGGGCTTGATAGCTCCACTACCTTCCAGATTGTGAACTCACTCAGGCAGTCCATCCACATCCTTGGTGGCACAGCAGTCATCTCCTTGCTTCAACCAGCGCCTGAGACATACAACCTGTTCGATGACATTATTCTCCTCTCAGACGGCCAGGTTGTGTACCAGGGCCCTCGAGAAGAAGTTATCGAGTTTTTTGAGTCCATGGGTTTCAGATGCCCTGAGAGGAAGGGTGTTGCTGACTTCTTGCAAGAA GTGACTTCGAAGAAAGATCAGAAACAGTACTGGGCACGGCATGATGAGCCCTACAGGTTTGTGACGGTGAAGGAATTCGCAATGGCATTCAAGTCATTCCACACAGGGAGAGCTATAGAAAAAGAGCTTGCTGTCCCATTTGACAAGAGCAAAAGCCACCCAGCCGCGCTAACCACCACGAGATATGGCGTGAGTGGCAAGGAGCTGCTGAAGGCAAACATAGACCGTGAGATCCTTCTCATGAAGAGGAACTCTTTCGTCTACATGTTCAGAACCTTCCAG CTGATGCTGATGTCAATACTTTCAATGACTCTCTTCTTCCGTACGAAGATGAAGCATGACACAGTGATTGATGGGGGCCTCTACATGGGCGCACTCTTCTTTGGCGTGCTTTTGATCATGTTCAATGGCTTCTCTGAGATGGCAATGACTGTCTTCAAACTGCCTGTATTCTTCAAGCAGAGGGATCTCCTTTTCTTTCCAGCATGGTCCTACACTATACCCTCATGGATCCTCAAGATACCCATCACATTTATCGAGGTCGCAGGTTATGTATTCTTGACATACTATGTCATTGGCTTCGACCCAAATATCGGCAG GTTCTTCAAGCAGTATCTGATTCTGTTAGCAGTCAATCAGATGGCAGCGGCACTCTTTCGCTTTATTGGTGGGGCAGCGAGGAGCATGGTTGTTGCTAATGTCTTTGCATCATTCATGTTGCTGGTTGTCATGGTGTTGGGAGGATTTATTCTAGTAAGAG aaaaaataaagaaatggtGGATCTGGGGGTACTGGATCTCCCCAATGATGTATGCGCAGAATGCCATTTCGGTGAATGAGATGTTGGGGCACAGCTGGGACAAAATATTGAACAGCGCTGCCTCCAACGAGACCCTAGGTGTGCAAACCCTTAAGTCCCGTGGAGTATTCACAGGAGCGAAGTGGTACTGGATTGGCTTTGGTGCAATGATTGGGTTCACCATACTCTATAATGCTTTCTTCACTCTTGCCCTTACATACCTCAAAC CATATGGCGACTCTCGGCCATCAGTATCTGAAGAGGAGCTGAAGGAGAAGCATGCCAACGTAAAAGGCGAGGTTCTGGATGGCAATCACCTGGCATCAGCAAGCAGTCATCAATCACCAGGAATCAACAATGAAACTGATCCAGCAATCGCGGAAGATGATTCTGCCCTGACTAAACGGGGAATGATACTCCCATTTGTCCCACTTTCACTCACCTTTGATAACATCAGATACTCTGTTGACATGCCACAG GAAATGAAAGCACAAGGTGTACAAGAAGATCGTCTGGAGCTCCTCAAAGGTGTCAGTGGGTCTTTTAGGCCTGGTGTGCTGACCGCACTAATGGGCGTCAGTGGCGCAGGAAAAACTACTTTGATGGATGTTTTAGCCGGAAGAAAGACAGGTGGATACATTGAAGGAGACATCAGCATTTCAGGATACCCGAAGAAACAAGAGACCTTCGCACGAGTATCAGGATActgtgaacaaaatgatatccACTCACCGCAGGTGACAGTCTATGAGTCACTGCTTTTCTCAGCATGGCTCCGGCTTCCCAAGGATGTTGATTCAAACAAAAGAAAG ATCTTCGTTGAAGAGGTGATGGAGCTTGTGGAGCTCAAACCGTTAAGGGATGCTTTGGTTGGACTTCCTGGAGTGAATGGTCTGTCAACTGAGCAGAGGAAAAGGCTTACCATTGCTGTGGAACTTGTTGCAAATCCATCAATCATCTTCATGGATGAGCCAACCTCGGGGCTTGATGCCCGGGCAGCTGCAATTGTGATGCGGACGGTGAGGAATACTGTCGATACTGGTAGGACTGTGGTCTGCACGATACATCAGCCTAGCATTGACATATTTGAAGCATTTGATGAG CTTTTCCTGATGAAGCGTGGTGGAGAAGAGATCTATGCTGGTCCACTTGGCCATCATTCTTCAGAGCTTATCAAGTATTTCGAG GGGATTCAAGGGGTCAGCAAAATTAAAGATGGCTACAATCCGGCAACATGGATGCTGGAAGTGACTGCAGTCTCTCAGGAACAGATTCTAGGTGTTGATTTCAGTCAGATGTACAAGAAATCTGAACTCTTCCA GAGGAACAAGGCCTTGATAAAGGAACTAAGCCAACCAGCGCCAGGTTCAAGTGACCTGCATTTCCCTAGCAAATACGCGCAGTCTTCCATCACACAATGCATGGCTTGCCTATGGAAGCAGAACCTGTCATACTGGAGGAACCCTCCTTACAATACCGTTAGGTTCTTTTTCACTACCATCATTGCTCTCCTCCTCGGAACCATCTTTTGGGATCTTGGCAGCAAAGT GAAAACGTCACAAGACTTGTTAAACGCCATGGGATCAATGTACTCTGCGGTGCTGTTCATCGGTGTCATGAACTGTACCTCAGTTCAGCCAGTGGTGGCTGTGGAGCGGACTGTCTTTTACCGTGAAAGAGCTGCGGGCATGTACTCAGCTTTCCCATATGCATTTGGACAG GTTGTCATCGAGCTCCCATACGCACTGGTTCAGGATATCCTATACGGTGTCATAGTGTACTCTATGATCGGCTTCGAGTGGACGGTTGCCAAGTTCTTCTGGTACCTCTTCTTTGGGTACTTCACACTGCTCTACTTCACATTCTACGGCATGATGGCCGTTGGCATGACACCAAACTACCATATCGCCTCGATCGTGTCCTCAGCATTCTATTCTATGTGGAACCTCTTCTCCGGGTTCATCATCCCGCGACCC AGAGTGCCGATTTGGTGGAGGTGGTTCTGCTGGATATGCCCTGTGGCGTGGACGCTGTATGGTCTGGTTGTGTCCCAGTTCGGTGACATGATGACAACGATGGAGGATGGCAGGACTGTGAAGGTGTTCGTCGAGGACTACTTCGACTTCAAGCACAGCTGGCTGGGGTGGGTGGCCACTGTGGTCGTGGGGTTCGCAGTTCTCTTTGCTGCGCTGTTCGGCCTTGCCATCATGAAGCTCAACTTCCAGAAGAGATGA